The region gaaagtaaaaaatatttttggaatttttgatttttctgaaaaagaataaaaacagaaagtagTTTAACGAGAAGTAATTGAGAAAATACAAAATTTACAACTgaaactttccttaatggaatgagccgaaatagaccgagcgatcggtgcatttcggttccagaaaattacatagccgaaatagaccgagcgttcggttcatttcggctgTATAAAATTCCAGAgccaaaatagaccgagcggttGCTCTATTTTGCCTCTCTACTTTTAGTTCTAGATTTAAGGATTTGAtactgattctgcttccatcataccCAGACCTTGCAAAATGTTATTAAAAGTTGCTTCAAGTAATGCCTTGGTAAATATATCAGCAAGTTGATCAGAGGATCGAACAAAATGTACTTCCACGTTCCCATCTTcgacatgatccttgataaaatgatatctaagtgcaatatgcttagttttggaatgttgcactggattttgacaaatccttattgcactttctgaatcacaAATAGAGGGGAATCTTCTTCATGTTCAGTCCGTAATctcttagttgactttgaatccatataacCTGAGAAGTACAAGAAGCTGCAGCTATGTATTCGACTTCTGCTGTAGAAAGTGACACACATGTTTGCTTTCTAGACTACCAGCTAACAAGTTTTccgtcaagaaattggcatccacctgtgGTGCTCTTTCGGTCTAGTCCAcaccctccaagatcagcattAGAAAAAGCTTGAATAAAGAATCCTGATTTGGAGGGATACCAGAGACAGAGAGATGAAGTTTGCTTTAGATAACGAAAGATGTTCTTTAcagccaccatgtgaggttctcttggattagcttgaaacctagcacaatagcaaatagaaaacataatgtctggtctactagctgttagatacataagggaccctatcatttgtcgataaagCGTAATGTCAACAGCAAGTTTCTCCAGAGACGGTGTTAACTTAGTGTCAAATTCCATAGGAACCTTTACTTTAGAGTCAcctatcatgccaaattttgttcACAGATTCTTTATGTAtgcctcctggttgataaagatgccttctggACCCTGTCTAACATTTAAACCACggaaaaaattaattggacccattgcactcatttcaaatttagtctccatcaactttctgaattcagttgttaagctaggattcgtagagccgaagatgatatcatcaacataaatttgaactatcattatatgttcgccttctttctttcggaagaaggtagggtcaaccgaaccttgcttaaattttgacaattttagaaaacgagttagggtttcataccaggctctcggtgcttgctttaaaccataaactgctttatccagcacatagcaatgatcaggatatTTCTCATTCATGAATCCGGGAgtttgttcaacatacactgtttcttctagttctccatttaagaaagcacatttgacgtccatttggaagacttcaaagtttttatgggcaACATATGCTAGGAAgattctaactgattccaaccTTTCCACAAGAGCTAAAGTTTcctcgtaatctatcccttcctctaggcaatatccttttaccaccaaccgagccttgtttcaAATAacgttcccttctttgtccaatTTGTTTCTAAAGATCCATTTCAAGCCAACTAtagaagcatcctttggtgtgggaattaatctccaaacttgGTTACGTTCGAACTCATGGAGCTCATCTTGCATTTCTTGAACCCAATCATAATGATCAAGTGCAACATTTAATGCTTTTGGTTCGATTTTAGAGATGaacgagttaaacatacagaactcaactttagagaataatgcagtctATTTCGCTTTTATCTAAGAACGAGTAAGAACGTTCTTAGAAGATTCACCAATAATTTGTTCTTCAGGTTGATTCTTGGTCCATTTTACTAATGGAGGATAATTTGGGTCATATGccggatccaattcaacattcacttcttcttcaaattctgattgatcacTCTCGCCTTTGTTAGTTGCCTGttctttctccccctcgactggcgaagCGAAACCAATTGTAGCATCGAAGTTTGCTTCCTTTGAGAGAGTTGGATTCTCCCCATCAAATGTACCTTTATTAGATGGGGACGgtatagaattctccccctcgaaagatacCTTGGTTGCACTTGGTGCTGATGAACTCTCCCCCTTGAACGTTGAGTCGTTGATTTGAGAGTCAGCAGAGGATTGATCACCTCCAGATTTGGGAATTTCACTTGTCATTTCCTTTGCCGCATCATCAATAATCTTTTGGAGATTATCAATTTTGTTATCTGCTACTTTTGCCTCTGAGTGTGCCGCTTTCTTCGGTTCATCGAATAACCGGATGTATTCCTCGAACAAGTTGGATATCGGAACCGAGACATGTCCTGATGTAGGAAAAATTTCCCCTAAGTGACTATTGTTTCTTTGAACTTTCTTTAtgtaattgtcatcaaaggtgacataatatgtttcttcaatccttttAGATCGTTTATTCATAACTTTGTAAGCTTTTGAGAAGAGTGAATAACCAAGAAATAAGCCCCCATCAgttttaacatcaaacttgtttcggttctcctTGGAGTTGAGGATGAAACAccatgaaccgaacacatggaagaatttgacattggGCTTTCGATTATTTaaaatctcataaggagtgattgAGAATCGTTTATTAAGAAAGGATCGGTTTTGAGTGTAACATGCAGTTGCaacagcatcagcccagaagtataaaggaagtgaagcaaaACAAAGCATGGTTCTTGCGGCCTCACATAAggaacggtttcgtctttcaacgatactattctgttgtggtgtatacgGGGATGAAAAGTTGTGAGTGATCCCCTTATCAGCCAGAAATTCCTCAAAGTCGTTATTCTTGAATTccaatccattgtcgctcctgacaTTTCTCACAGTCTTTTTCAGTTGCACTTCCACCTGCTTAATAAATGTCTTCAACTTGGGAGTTgcttctgatttctgtttaagaaagaaaacccaggtgaaacgagaaaaatcatctactatGACAAGtatgtacttactaccaccaatgctttcgatagacgaagatccacacaagtcaatgtgcaaTAGTTCAAGAGCTTCAACAATCTTTGTATTGATCCTAGTAGGATGGATCTTTTTGCTTTGTTTACCCATCTCACAGGCTACACACAGATGTTCCTTGTCGAACCTGAGAAGAGGAATTCCTCTaacatgatcaccaagcaccaatttatttatgtatttgaaATTCAGGTGTGATaatcttcgatgccataaccaactttcatctCTATTTGCCTTTGATAGCAAACATATTGTTGGTTTACCCTGTATCGGTTTGAGATTTAATGGATACATCTCTCCCTTTCGCTCTGATTTCAAGAGAACCTTTTTGGATTGTTTTTCAATTATTTaagatccttcatcatcaaatgacacTTTCAGACCTGTTCCTACAACTAGTTGAGACACACTTATGAGGTTATGTTGTAATCCTTCTACATAAGCCACTTTTCGAATCGAGAATTCTCCATTTGTTTTCATGCCATATCCCTTGATTGTACCATAGGAATTATTTCCATACTTAACATACCCACCATCTttcagggaccgaaactccctcaactcttccttcctccctgtcatgtgacgtgagcagccactttCGATATAGCAttcatcatcgaactgctcgtcactgattacctgcaaatttaagcagatttaggaacccaaagtctctTGGGTCCTGGTGCGTTTTTCAGAGAAAAAGGAATTGTagtagaaatatcaaccaaatatgttctttttatcaaAGTGGTTtgatctttccttttaatggtatACACCTTGATTTTAGTATGATCTTGTTTAAATTTTAGTGTATTGCATTGCTTGTTAGATTGCATTTGTATCCTAGGGttagttgatgatttctcattttGAAGTTTAGGAACTGATGTtatatttccttttcctttgatggCTTCCCTAGAAAATGCTTTGCATTGGGACTTGGTGGAACCGAAACTTGACCGGGTATAGAAGTTGGGTTTAGAACTAGTCGGGGGACCGAAAGTGGACTTAGGACCGAAACTAGTCTGCGGACCGAAAGTGGACTTTTGGTTCTGAGCGATGTTCGGACCGAAACTTGAATTTCGGTTCTTAGACTTGGAATAGTAAGAACTTGGGCTGAAATTTTCCTTTACTTTTTCCTTTCCTTTGTCCGTTGAGACCTTCTTAGGAGGAACATAGTTGGGATTTTGGGAATGCCAGTAACTCTTTTGCTCATTCAGATTCTTTGaatatctttgatttcttaagcGTTTCTGTTCAGCTAGTTCCTTTTTTGATTTATGTATATTGAAGCTGGCCTTTGGCTTCTCTCTTTGAGTTTTGGTTTTTTTGTTTATAACTTTCgattctttctttggttcttcaggaATCTCTTTAGTTacacttgtgcttggtttgtcGAAGCTTGAGGGTTTGTTGATGGCTTCAGCGACGTATCTTCCTTTAACCCTCCATGAAGTTTGCTCAGACAAGCCTTTGGTTTCATTTGCGCTGTCAATAGGGGCAGACCAGAAGAAATCTTCGCACCCTTCTGCATTGTCTTTTTCCACCAAGACTCTTAGTTCTACTGTTTCTCTAGAAGTGACTCCTTTAGCTGCATATACCTGATTCGGcacagtttgaaccttttgataaaccACATCCTTTTCAATAAACCACATCCTTTTCCTTGAGTTTTTGTGGCTTGTCTTTTGACATGTGAACAAATTCAACCGAATTTTGTGAAATGAGGGGTTTCTCATTCTCAGTTTCACTTTTTTACAAACTCAGAGCAATCAATAACATCTTCTACCAAGATTTCACTCATCCCGCTTTCTTCATCAAATTCAGATGTAGTATGTAGGTTCATTCTATTTTCGGAGTTCAATTTGGCATTGGACATGTCAAATGATTTTAAAGTGTCTGACTTTATtctcaatttatcattttcatctaaaatatCTTTTAGATTACACTTATGTTCCTTAGAATCAATGAAtgtttctattttgtccagtccaattttgtaAGACACGGATGTTTCATCTGATGACACTTCTGATTCACATTCTGCTATGATCtcgtcttccttaaattcaagaaagggcaaaatcattttgtgaatATTCTCTCCTATCTCACAACTTAAATGTAACTGAGCAATATTTGTATataaacgcttagcaattaaacaaaaaacatttctttgtttgaaAAACTTCAAATTGTCTTTTTGCAAATAAAAACTTTCATCCCTAGCTCTAATTAACTCTGCCTCCTTCatctcaatccacatccttctctcctcactctttgaagacaccctatTGAGTTGGtcggttaggttagaattcgctaagcgagtttgcatgagactaccacttaagttagaaaatttaaattttaattcatttaattcttcttcataatctGTCAATGGAACTTTAAGTGATTCaaggatggattgtacctttttgatcaaccgatcgcagtcgttgatctgcTCACTTACTGGCTTTGCTGCAAAACATTTGTTTTCAGTCATATTCAGTTCCTCGCTTGCACTTTCGGTTGATGAACTGGCCGAGACGATCAAGCACTTTCCATCCGAACCTACTtcctttgccacacaagcctttcaaTGATTATGCTTTCTCACCTCTTCGTcttcagaatcggttgaccaaacttcgacGCCACCGAACTCATGTTTATCTAGAttctcctgcacaatcaaagcattcatagaactgttagttgctttctttttcttgatctcctccaaCTTGCGTATATAgtatgcttcatcatcttctccgTCTCTTTTCTCAGCCAATTTCCttagcatgcaatctttggcaaagtggttcttgtcgTGGCAGTAATTGCAGTTGTATCCTGAGTCTCCTGcaagcttgctctccttcttttcttcatccttttgagaggaGATCTTTGCTTCATCCTTCACTTTCTCAgagctataacttccctgccagtttcggttcatGTTGATAGGAAATTTTCTCCTTGCGaacttctttggattggtgacCATCATAGCATACTCCTCGCTTGTGAGGTCACACTCCGACATATcagcttcttcatcttcttctgcaaTACCatttcctttagagacaagagccaGCGATCCTACACCAGAAACCACTTTCACTTCTTTGGTTActacactttcatgggacttaagtatTCCCACAAGTTTCGCTAGCAAGTAAGACTTCAACTATTCATGCGCTTTTACTATAGAAacaacagccatccattctgGTCTGAGCCCATCCATGAAAGTCACTTTTTGCTCAATCAATTTCCTCTCTATTCCATGCTTAATCATCTTACTTAGGAGATTATTGAACCAATCGAAAGTTTGTATAAGCTTTTCGTCAGGTTTCTGTTCAAATACTCTAAATTCTGACAGtattaaggtttgaatggagtgctCTAGATCTTCATCGGTCGAATATAGTTCTTTCaatctatcccagatttctttggccgtcgtgcatgaaccaaCCAACCTAAAGGTGTCAGATTGTAAGGCGAATTTGATCATCCTCATGGCTTTCACATTACATAGCAATTTGTCTTTCTCGTACTGCGGCATCTTGTCTACATCCGCTACCAGCTTGTTATATTCCTTTTGGGATTTGACAGTAGTGTTCGTTCCTGAGTGAACAAACGGCCCAAGTGTGAAAGCTTCCCAGATCAGatagccattatcttcagatccaaccacgtagtcttcgaagtgatgtgcccatacttcgtagtcttgagtgtagagaatgggTATCCTGGTTgtagatccaatgctgtttgagatgttgattgggtttgtttgcgaatcatcgtgagacatggtgagctgctagaatcaaacctgtaaacttgagattaggaTTTTATCTAAAATTTAGTTGTCGTCGAAACAAAGAAGACGACTTCttatttatacgataaaagcggaaaccctaatgaATCCTGAAcacagaaggaatgtgtattgatcacacattctcctgctctgataccaattgttagaatgTAGTTCTTTAGGATCGATTGATTCTATGCATGAAAATAATTAACATAAATATAAACACGAATATGGCTTgaatatgttgaatgattaatgcttcaacacctcagTAGAGCTTGactaagaacttcgactgtagaggtgttttagggttACAAATAATCAAACGTAATAAAAGATGTTAAAATATATTGCacatatgcatgcatatatatagtgTAACCCTACGAGAAAATCACGGATgaacaggcccaatccggatataaTACAaaaagcccaagacgcaacataaTAAGCCCCAAcacaaagcaatcaaagtataattaagttgtgaaaaaaacGAAACGTAAAAAACGATATTTGACCtatgaaaattgaaaaataaaaaaaatatcgtagttaatctgtaggtaaatacctacggattacctacagattacctttATGTGTAAgcaatccgtaggtatttacctacagattacca is a window of Lactuca sativa cultivar Salinas chromosome 1, Lsat_Salinas_v11, whole genome shotgun sequence DNA encoding:
- the LOC128128391 gene encoding uncharacterized protein LOC128128391; protein product: MPQYEKDKLLCNVKAMRMIKFALQSDTFRLVGSCTTAKEIWDRLKELYSTDEDLEHSIQTLILSEFRVFEQKPDEKLIQTFDWFNNLLSKMIKHGIERKLIEQKVTFMDGLRPEWMAVVSISHESVVTKEVKVVSGVGSLALVSKGNGIAEEDEEADMSECDLTSEEYAMMVTNPKKFARRKFPINMNRNWQGSYSSEKVKDEAKISSQKDEEKKESKLAGDSGYNCNYCHDKNHFAKDCMLRKLAEKRDGEDDEENLDKHEFGGVEVWSTDSEDEELHLSCEIGENIHKMILPFLEFKEDEIIAECESEVSSDETSVSYKIGLDKIETFIDSKEHKCNLKDILDENDKLRIKSDTLKSFDMSNAKLNSENRMNLHTTSEFDEESGMSEILVEDVIDCSEFVKK